The DNA window GCGGAACTTGAGGCCGGGGTAGTCGCGTTCGAGGCGTTCCACTTCGCGCATGACCGCGCGAATGACTCTGGGCGAAGAGGCTTCGGGCGACTGCAGTATGCTAATCTCAATGGCTTCATCCACCTTCGCCTGATTGCCGACGCGGTAGTAGTGATGATAGCCGCTACGCGGTTCGTAGAAGGTGTCCACCACCTTCGCCACGTCCTTGACGTAGACCACCCGTCCATTCACACCGGTCAGCGGGTAGTTGGCGATGGTATCGGCATCCCGCCCCAGCGTATCCAGGCGCACAATCTCTTCATCTGTGCCTGCTGTGAGCGCGCCCGCTGGTTTTGCCACATTGTGGGCGTCCAGTACGTCGCGCAGCTGCGTGATGGAGATGCCGTACGCCGCCAGCTTCTTGCGGTCCACAATCACCTGGATCTGTCGCCGATAACCGCCAAACACCTGTACGGTGAAGATGTCGGGGCTGACCGCCTTGAGACGGTTAGAAATCTCGTTGTCCGCCAGTTCACGCAGGCGTTTCATGTCCCAGCGGTGGTCGCCCGTCAGCGCAAGGGAGAGCACCGGCAGGTTCAGCGGGTCAATCTTCAGTACCCAGGAAGGCTTCAGGTTGGCACCGGTCATGGGCAGGTCGGCTTGAATGACGTTCAGCAATGCCTGCACTTCCACCAGCTTCTTGTCTATATCGGTGCCGTAGGGGAACTCCAGCGAGACAATGCTGAAGCCTTCCTGAGACGTGGAACGAATGTAGCGCACTCCCGGGATATTGATAAGCCGCTCCTCGGTCGGTTTGGAGATGTACATCTCCATTTCCTGGGCGCTCAGTCCGGGCATCATCGAGACAATTCCAATCATGGGACTTTGGACATACGGCATGAAGCGGCGGGGCATATAGAAGCCGATGGCGATAACAGCCAGGATCACCATCGCGGTGTAGAAGGCGATCACGACGTACGGATGCTCGATAGACCATCGCGAGATGTTGAACCCAGATGCCGCCGTTTGTGGGGAAGACGAGTTTCCTTCCTGCATCAGTGGGAGTGTCCTCCTCGCCTCGGCTCGAGCTTCATACCGCATTTAGGGCAGTCGCCCGGCTTGTCGGAGCGTACCTCGGGGTGCATGGAGCAGGTGTAGACGGTTTTCCCGTTGGCTGGGAGCGGAGCCTCCGACGTGTCTTGCTTGGCAGGGGAGTGCTGGTGCTGCATTTCGGGCATCTCGCCAGCGGGTTCGGGCAGGCGGACAGGTGCTTCAACACCCCATTCGACTGGGCTGACAGGGTCGCCTTCGTTGAGGTATTCGTGCCCCCGGTAAATGACCTCGTCGCCCTCCCGTAGCCCGGAACGAATCTCCACCCGCCTGTCGTCATTGTCGCCAAGCACCACGTTCACCCGATGTGCCGTGAACCTGCCCCCGCGCTCTTTGGGCACCAAATCCATCCCGCACTTGGGACATCTGTCCGGCTTTTCGGATTGCACCTCGGGGTGCATGACGCAGGTATAAGTGGTCTTTTTCCCCTCCTGCTGGTTTTGCCGGACCACCCAAACGAAGGGGTTGCCCTTCACGTCGCGCCCGATGGCGGATAGAGGAACAGTGATGGCACGGCGGGCTTTCCCTTTGGCAATCTCCATCACAAGGTATTGCCCGGGTAACAGACGACCATTGGGATTGGATACCAGTGCTTCGACGGTAACAGTTCGGCTGTCGGGGCTGGCTGCGGAAAACAGAGAGGTAACCCGCGCCTTCAGGCGGAAGCTGGGGTCGTTGGGCAGAGTGACGGTGACCGGGTTGCCGACGCGGATACTGGCGATGTCCGCCTCCGCAACGTTCGCCTGGAGGCGTACACGGTCGATAGTTTGCAGCTTGAATAGCACCGTGCCCGGCGTCACCAGCGTGCCCGGGCTGACGAGCCGTTCGGTAATCACGCCGGACACCGGGGCAGTGATGCGTGTGTAGCCAAACACGATGGACTCCGCCTGTTTGGCGGCGTTTGCCTGCCGGTGCATGGCGGAGGCGCGCATCCACTGGGCGCGGGCTGTTTCGAGTGCCGCCTGTGCCCGCTGCACACCTGCCTGCATGGCTTGCGCTTCCCGTTGCGCCTGCAGGTACTGCGCCTGCGCCGACTGCACCATCGCCTGTGCTTGTTTGATACGCAGATCTGCTTTATTGAGGCGCAGTTGCGCCTGGTTCAGCTCTGCCAGGGCGCGAGCCGCCTCCGCTTGCGTGCGTTGGCGTTCTTCGAGCGAGATAGCGCCCGCCCGCAGCAATCGTTCGGCGCGAGTATCCTCTGCCTGCCAGTAGGCTCGGTTTGCTCGCGCGGCATCCAGCTCTGCAGCCATCTCCTCGCGCTCGGTACGGGCGATTTCCATCTCCTGTTGTGCAAAGGCCAGCTCCTGTTGTGCCTTTTGCACCATCGCCTCAGCCGCGTCGCGCTGGCGTTGCATCTGACGCAGCTCTTCCTGCGCCTGCTGGACAGTCTTTTGCATCGCCTCGCGCTCGTAGAGGGCGACTGTCTCCGCCGCCTCCGCTTCCTGCAAACGGGCCGAACGCTCGCGCGTGTCCAGCTGAGCCAGCAATTGCCTTGCCTGCACGCGGTCACCGGGGTAGACTTTCGTCTCCACCAGCCAGCCTTCCGTGCGTGCGACCACTGATGTATCGTTATAGGCGACAACCGTGCCAGTGTAGGTGACGGTGGGCGTGAACAGGGAGAACCGCGCCTTCTCCGTCGCCACCGGCGCGGCGCCGACGGGCGTCGCCGTCTGAGACATGTCCATCGCCTGCGCCTCGATGACCGTCATCGAGCCAGGCGGACGTCTGGTGCGCACGACGTAGTGCGTGACCACATAAAGCACAAGCAGAAACAGTAGTGTACCCCAGTGCTTTTGAACGAAGTGCAGGAGCGTCCTCACGGTTGCCTCCTAGTGCGAGTGGTCTCCGTGGCGCGTGGGGGACGTGCTGGCCGGCCTGCTTGCCTGCTTGACGTACTTTTCGGGGTTCTTTGTGAACTCCGGCTTGCACTTCGGGCAGCAGAAGTAGTAGGTTCGCCCTTTGTAGGTGGCGGTTTGTGCTTTGCCCGGGTCCTTGACCGTTTCACCGCCCACCGGACATTTTACGACCTGTTTTGGAGCGTACTTAGCGGGGTTGCTGTTGAACTCGCTCACGCACCGTCGGCAGCAGAGGTAGATGGTCCTTCCTTCATACTGCACGCTGGGCGCCTTCTTCAGGTCCTTCACCGCTTCCCCCGACACGGGGCAGGTCAGCCCA is part of the Bacillota bacterium genome and encodes:
- a CDS encoding efflux RND transporter periplasmic adaptor subunit translates to MRTLLHFVQKHWGTLLFLLVLYVVTHYVVRTRRPPGSMTVIEAQAMDMSQTATPVGAAPVATEKARFSLFTPTVTYTGTVVAYNDTSVVARTEGWLVETKVYPGDRVQARQLLAQLDTRERSARLQEAEAAETVALYEREAMQKTVQQAQEELRQMQRQRDAAEAMVQKAQQELAFAQQEMEIARTEREEMAAELDAARANRAYWQAEDTRAERLLRAGAISLEERQRTQAEAARALAELNQAQLRLNKADLRIKQAQAMVQSAQAQYLQAQREAQAMQAGVQRAQAALETARAQWMRASAMHRQANAAKQAESIVFGYTRITAPVSGVITERLVSPGTLVTPGTVLFKLQTIDRVRLQANVAEADIASIRVGNPVTVTLPNDPSFRLKARVTSLFSAASPDSRTVTVEALVSNPNGRLLPGQYLVMEIAKGKARRAITVPLSAIGRDVKGNPFVWVVRQNQQEGKKTTYTCVMHPEVQSEKPDRCPKCGMDLVPKERGGRFTAHRVNVVLGDNDDRRVEIRSGLREGDEVIYRGHEYLNEGDPVSPVEWGVEAPVRLPEPAGEMPEMQHQHSPAKQDTSEAPLPANGKTVYTCSMHPEVRSDKPGDCPKCGMKLEPRRGGHSH
- a CDS encoding YHS domain-containing protein codes for the protein MRTFGITLLVALFAAAAFAGPQKPAATSGLTCPVSGEAVKDLKKAPSVQYEGRTIYLCCRRCVSEFNSNPAKYAPKQVVKCPVGGETVKDPGKAQTATYKGRTYYFCCPKCKPEFTKNPEKYVKQASRPASTSPTRHGDHSH